One genomic region from Vanacampus margaritifer isolate UIUO_Vmar chromosome 2, RoL_Vmar_1.0, whole genome shotgun sequence encodes:
- the lrrcc1 gene encoding leucine-rich repeat and coiled-coil domain-containing protein 1, which translates to MHVMEEKEISLIDKNISSLLEVPLRPTVTSLNLHCNRIPRIEGLTSAWLLTHLDLSSNCIAKIEGLATLTALRTLNLSCNAIKKIEGLNGLVNLTRLDLSFNQINDLSGLLHLHGPGRKLKHLSLHSNRLGSIEHLLQCLLGLRELREVLLSHGGKDNPLCLTPGYHEMVMQSLPQVSFLDGLDRLGQLSYSPTDSPCDIPGLENYVDLLLLSDASNNEADVLLTTPNIREVLTHFGQSESFADPVSAPSRQRINQQQVQQVDVDRTLAVNEERVKKLEQQVSHLIQQASSRHKSSRPSDSAVKARKALNDADRTSESECDSSKENDARSANPKYRKPTLTRTSKRSDSDQENPKPRVAKPAVMRTSATAKGGVDASVLTRKAGKGPIHVKWKSSEEETYKAIVEERDQERERRWKAEQAVTKLTDELKCLKTKVSEEKDLQNMAVHTTDRLKNVLLKERSGRCELETRVEQLDGRCRSLSQQLEQARGSEERHKHALRRLEEDVSRGEALRARQQAHEMKRQQELENKVAALKRELDAHRAKVQQLHELLACREQEHRKQLEMRLQPGGTDFLAAVAREVASERQTHAQRESELKDKVEEGKKAYAALEDEFRMALTIEAARFSEVKKACDQMTAELPELRAALAQSQQAGKKSASLVQELTALVKEQKSRISDLVNAKRDAITEFKRRAQALEADLDQDRRMRLQVEALRKEKARLSSQLGAQESVIDGLRAERKLWGQELAQQGASLAQDRGRLEARIEALAAEVEAQKKHIARDSDALKIKGKIIEDQTESIRKLKETLLERDEQVRKLRDDKAQAEKTFQRQLEEETSRLSELEGRVEHLSLRKEELKQQLEDKEAEVEEVKRVHSESTKKWQEKTQLLTQLESQVKRMKDTFDSKERSFLEEKEQLTEAHRAAVERLRCMDDAFRAQMESLQAAHQAELLQLATDKHNQVEEANRKVFNVEEEMRQLLLEVEASKRITEEKMKRLNSVLKDLNW; encoded by the exons GACTGAACGGCTTGGTGAATTTAACAAGGTTAGACTTGTCCTTCAATCAGATAAACGACCTCAGCG GCCTATTGCATCTCCACGGCCCCGGACGCAAACTCAAGCACCTCAGTCTCCATAGCAACCGCCTTGGCAGCATCGAGCACCTCCTGCAGTGTCTGCTGGGATTGCGGGAGTTGAGAGAGGTGCTTTTGAGCCACGGCGGCAAGGACAACCCGCTGTGCTTGACGCCAG GCTACCACGAGATGGTGATGCAGTCGCTGCCACAAGTGTCGTTTCTCGATGGCCTGGATCGTCTGGGACAGCTGTCGTATTCCCCAACTGACAGCCCGTGCGACATACCCGGGCTGGAGAACTACGTGGACCTACTCCTGCTCTCCGATGCCAGCAACAATGAAGCG GATGTTCTTCTGACCACACCCAATATCAGGGAAGTTCTGACCCACTTTGGACAGAGTGAATCCTTCGCCGATCCAGTGTCAGCACCCAGCAGGCAGCGCATCAATCAGCAGCAGGTCCAACAGGTAGATGTGGACCGAACACTGGCTGTTAACGAAGAGCGTGTCAAGAAACTGGAGCAGCAGGTGTCCCACCTTATTCAGCAG GCTTCTTCAAGGCACAAGTCCAGCCGGCCTAGCGACTCTGCGGTAAAGGCACGAAAGGCCTTAAATGACGCAGACCGCACGTCGGAAAGCGAGTGCGACAGCAGCAAGGAAAATGACGCTCGCTCAGCTAACCCAAAATATCGTAAGCCCACATTGACAAGGACGAGCAAGAGATCAGACAG CGATCAGGAAAATCCTAAACCGAGGGTTGCAAAGCCTGCCGTCATGCGCACTTCTGCCACCGCCAAAGGGGGCGTTGATGCATCAGTTCTGACAAGGAAAGCCGGCAAGGGGCCGATCCATGTGAAATGGAAGTCTAGTGAGGAGGAAACATATAAG GCTATTGTGGAGGAGCGGGACCAGGAGAGGGAGAGGCGCTGGAAGGCCGAACAGGCCGTCACCAAATTGACGGATGAACTCAAGTGTCTGAAGACCAAAGTCAGCGAGGAGAAGGACTTGCAGAACATGGCCGTGCACACCACCGACCG GCTTAAAAACGTGCTGCTGAAGGAGCGATCGGGACGCTGCGAGCTGGAGACGCGTGTGGAGCAGCTTGACGGGCGCTGCCGCTCGCTGAGCCAACAGCTTGAGCAAGCGCGCGGCAGCGAGGAGCGTCACAAGCATGCGCTCCGGCGACTAGAGGAAGATGTCTCCCGCGGGGAGGCGCTGCGGGCTCGCCAGCAGGCCCACGAG ATGAAACGGCAGCAGGAGCTGGAAAACAAGGTGGCGGCTCTGAAGCGCGAGTTGGACGCCCATCGAGCCAAAGTGCAGCAGTTGCACGAACTGCTGGCGTGCCGAGAACAAGAGCACAG AAAGCAACTGGAGATGCGGCTGCAGCCGGGCGGGACAGACTTCCTGGCAGCAGTGGCAAGAGAAGTGGCCTCTGAAAGGCAAACCCACGCTCAGAGGGAGTCTGAATTGAAGGACAAAGTGGAGGAGGGCAAGAAAGCATACGCAGCCCTGGAGGATGAATTTCGAATGGCACTCACGATTGAGGCTGCGCGTTTCTCTGAG GTAAAGAAGGCGTGCGATCAAATGACGGCAGAGCTGCCGGAGCTGCGAGCGGCGCTGGCTCAGTCGCAGCAGGCGGGGAAGAAATCCGCCTCCCTGGTGCAGGAGCTCACAGCGCTGGTCAAGGAGCAGAAGAGCCGCATCTCAGACCTCGTCAATGCCAAGAGAGACGCTATAACTGAGTTCAAG AGGCGCGCACAGGCTCTGGAGGCCGACCTGGATCAGGACCGCCGTATGCGCCTTCAGGTGGAGGCGCTCAGAAAGGAAAAAGCAAGACTGTCGTCCCAGCTCGGCGCGCAGGAGTCTGTCATCGATGGACTCAGGGCAGAGAGGAAGCTCTGGGGGCAGGAACTCGCTCAGCAAG GAGCATCTCTGGCTCAGGACCGCGGACGTCTGGAGGCCCGTATCGAGGCGCTGGCCGCTGAGGTGGAGGCCCAGAAGAAGCATATTGCGCGGGACAGCGACGCCCTCAAAATCAAAGGCAAAATAATAGAGGATCAAACAGAATCCATCCGCAAACTCAAAGAA ACGTTGCTGGAGCGCGACGAGCAGGTCCGCAAGCTCCGCGATGACAAGGCTCAGGCTGAGAAGACGTTCCAGCGGCAACTCGAGGAGGAGACGTCTCGGCTGTCGGAGCTGGAGGGACGTGTTGAACACCTGAGCCTGCGCAAGGAGGAGCTGAAGCAGCAGTTGGAGGACAAGGAGGCTGAAGTTGAAGAGGTCAAACGAGTTCACAG CGAGTCCACTAAAAAGTGGCAGGAGAAGACTCAGCTGCTCACTCAACTGGAGAGCCAAGTCAAGCGCATGAAGGACACCTTTGACAGCAAGGAACGCTCATTCCTAGAAGAGAAAGAGCAATTAACCGAAGCACACAG AGCGGCAGTGGAGAGGCTGCGCTGCATGGACGACGCCTTTCGTGCGCAGATGGAGTCCCTCCAGGCCGCCCATCAGGCTGAGCTACTTCAACTGGCGACTGACAAACACAATCAGGTTGAAGAAGCCAATCGGAAG GTATTCAATGTGGAGGAGGAGATGCGTCAGTTGCTGCTTGAGGTGGAAGCCAGCAAGAGGATCACAGAGGAGAAAATGAAACGTCTTAACAGTGTACTAAAAGATTTAAACTGGTAA